A DNA window from Methanobacterium sp. contains the following coding sequences:
- a CDS encoding DUF1972 domain-containing protein, protein MKIAIIGCRGIPAKYGGFETFAQGLTENLVKNGYDVTVSCEHEPLQSRKDNYMGAKLEYFPVKPPKNYFLRKIYENLSDIYFLIKLSRKHQLIYFLGIEVGMFLFIPKILNRRSQVLVNIDGVMWQRSKFSLLERWLLKINHDMATVFADKIIVDAQAMKNYVDTKYLDKTSYLSYGIDVPKRVTWNGESLKLLKTYTSIEISPGDYYLAVARLEPENNIHIIIDAFIQAEISIPLLIVGDFTSKDYKEEIEAIAEECTQPGVIFLGSIYNQKLLDMLRQNCCAYIHGHSVGGTNPSLLEAAISRNIIIAHDNQFNREVCGTSAVYFKNEIELSRKMKSVYKHHQSYLKLKDDVYYRVKNNYLWDRITEGYLSLFQIIDEEFITHREMDHEQKDEA, encoded by the coding sequence ATGAAAATTGCAATTATAGGCTGCCGTGGTATTCCTGCCAAATATGGGGGTTTTGAAACTTTTGCTCAGGGATTAACGGAAAATCTGGTAAAAAATGGTTATGATGTCACTGTAAGCTGTGAACACGAACCATTGCAGTCTCGTAAAGATAATTATATGGGGGCCAAACTGGAGTATTTTCCTGTAAAACCGCCTAAAAATTATTTTTTAAGGAAAATTTATGAGAATCTCTCGGATATTTATTTCCTGATTAAATTAAGCAGGAAACATCAGCTAATATACTTTTTGGGTATAGAAGTGGGTATGTTTCTTTTCATCCCTAAGATACTTAATAGAAGGTCTCAAGTTCTTGTTAATATAGACGGGGTCATGTGGCAGAGAAGCAAGTTTAGTCTACTGGAAAGATGGCTTTTAAAGATAAATCATGATATGGCAACTGTATTTGCAGATAAAATAATTGTAGATGCTCAAGCAATGAAAAATTATGTGGATACGAAATATCTGGACAAAACCAGTTACCTTTCCTATGGGATCGATGTCCCTAAGAGAGTTACATGGAATGGTGAATCATTGAAGCTTCTTAAAACTTATACTTCAATTGAGATTAGTCCTGGAGATTATTATCTTGCGGTAGCACGATTAGAGCCAGAAAATAACATCCATATAATAATAGATGCATTTATTCAGGCTGAAATTTCTATTCCATTGTTAATAGTTGGAGATTTCACAAGTAAAGATTATAAAGAAGAGATTGAAGCTATAGCAGAAGAATGCACTCAACCTGGAGTAATATTTTTAGGATCGATTTATAATCAAAAACTTCTGGATATGCTTCGGCAGAACTGCTGTGCATATATTCATGGTCATTCAGTGGGAGGAACCAATCCTTCTCTTTTAGAGGCTGCAATTTCTAGAAATATAATTATAGCACATGATAATCAGTTTAACCGTGAAGTTTGCGGAACATCAGCAGTTTACTTTAAAAATGAAATAGAACTCTCTAGAAAAATGAAATCAGTTTATAAACATCATCAAAGTTATCTTAAGCTCAAGGATGACGTTTACTATAGAGTAAAAAATAATTATTTATGGGACCGGATTACAGAGGGCTATCTTTCTCTTTTCCAGATAATCGATGAAGAATTTATCACACACAGGGAGATGGATCATGAACAAAAAGATGAAGCATGA
- a CDS encoding glycosyltransferase family 2 protein: MRVVLNVLMIFISRFIRAYRYEWKGITLDSKNLYKNTSFEELDYLKDIELYSQRYSNKLTVNRVFDEEYYHSMRHVTFLLPAYNEEQSIGALVKNIRRYPKSRVIVVDNNSKDKTAYVAKKSGANVLKERKQGKAHAIKRGFENVKSDFIVMLDADNTYDPEDAQKLLKPLMDGKADVVLGSRLLGKREKGSISRFNLVGNRLLSFFASILFSKVSDVCTGYWAFQRKVIDSLLQEGIDSDGFDLEVEMFSKISNNNFRVLEIPINYKNRLDSPKLNGLNDGIKIFKRMLSYWIKTRRVRR, encoded by the coding sequence ATGAGAGTAGTATTAAATGTTTTGATGATATTCATATCACGATTTATAAGAGCGTATAGATATGAATGGAAGGGGATCACTTTGGATTCAAAAAATCTATACAAAAACACATCATTTGAAGAATTAGACTATCTGAAAGATATAGAACTCTATTCTCAAAGATATAGCAATAAACTAACAGTAAACCGGGTTTTTGACGAGGAATATTATCATTCAATGAGGCATGTGACCTTTTTGCTTCCAGCATATAATGAAGAACAGTCCATTGGTGCCCTGGTCAAAAATATCCGCAGATATCCCAAATCAAGAGTCATTGTGGTTGACAACAATTCTAAAGATAAGACTGCGTATGTTGCAAAAAAATCAGGGGCCAATGTACTTAAAGAACGAAAACAGGGAAAAGCACATGCTATAAAAAGAGGTTTTGAGAATGTAAAATCTGATTTTATAGTAATGCTGGATGCAGATAACACATATGATCCAGAAGATGCTCAAAAACTTTTAAAGCCATTGATGGATGGTAAAGCGGATGTAGTTCTAGGATCTCGTCTATTAGGCAAACGCGAAAAAGGCTCTATAAGTCGATTTAACCTGGTGGGTAACCGCCTGTTGAGTTTTTTTGCCAGCATACTGTTTTCTAAAGTTTCGGATGTATGCACTGGTTACTGGGCCTTTCAAAGAAAAGTGATAGACAGTCTTTTGCAGGAAGGTATAGATTCCGATGGTTTTGATTTAGAGGTTGAAATGTTTTCAAAGATTTCTAACAACAATTTCAGAGTATTAGAAATTCCTATTAACTATAAAAATCGATTAGATTCCCCTAAATTAAATGGATTGAATGACGGGATTAAAATATTCAAACGAATGTTAAGTTACTGGATTAAAACAAGAAGAGTGAGAAGATGA
- a CDS encoding histidine kinase dimerization/phosphoacceptor domain -containing protein, producing the protein MNISVLLIKNNINYPFEAIVGFTDLHLKDMLNLDDLIDLLEFDASEFDAVLFEMECYDTFEKATLDRISKKWNKPALVIITRAKNEEKVKELTDNYLLVEQLTPILLEKSVLLAIEKKKVDDLNWKLQNYEQLIEEDIEKEANLTIENYSYLEEYDDIIDLNPKTEFFNQYDSDESELKWLEILLNAVPCGIIILDCRESHEFFVNRELLHMFGNYNLDEFNIEKNLIKINNINALNLYSPNGEKIADEEFPSIKSIISGEDIENLEQVIKYDEYTDKTVMINSSPVFDKSGNIIASITAISDVSKLKNTERDLINTIKAKNIISEEFNDRILNILQTMTNLLCVNEELDQPEQYNKFYLNENKINKVVGLSFIQNIHEQLLYYEDVKQVDFNEYVQEICSKLLHIYNAESLVDLKIEGHAPMNLDIILPCGLIINDILNYRLKSFTKSAKINLMIESKSQDGRITIEIADNGPRPKVPVVKNSDDLKLTHALLEQLSGIIRIETNNQQTSFFIEILYLDINDILS; encoded by the coding sequence ATGAATATAAGTGTTCTTTTAATTAAGAATAATATAAATTATCCCTTCGAGGCGATTGTGGGATTTACTGATCTTCATCTTAAAGATATGCTTAATTTAGATGATCTTATTGATTTATTAGAATTTGATGCTTCAGAATTTGATGCTGTTTTGTTTGAAATGGAATGTTATGATACTTTTGAGAAAGCAACACTAGATAGAATCTCAAAAAAGTGGAATAAACCTGCATTGGTTATTATAACCCGTGCCAAAAATGAGGAAAAAGTTAAAGAATTAACTGATAATTATTTACTAGTAGAGCAGTTAACTCCCATATTACTAGAAAAGTCAGTTCTCCTTGCAATTGAAAAAAAGAAAGTCGATGATTTAAATTGGAAGCTTCAAAATTACGAACAACTTATAGAAGAAGACATTGAAAAAGAAGCTAATCTAACCATTGAAAACTATTCATATCTGGAAGAATATGACGATATTATAGATTTAAACCCGAAAACTGAATTTTTTAACCAGTATGATTCCGATGAATCAGAATTAAAATGGCTTGAAATTTTATTAAATGCAGTCCCTTGTGGAATCATTATTTTAGACTGCAGGGAATCACATGAATTTTTTGTAAACAGAGAATTACTCCACATGTTCGGTAATTATAACTTAGATGAGTTTAATATAGAAAAAAATTTGATAAAAATAAATAATATCAATGCACTCAACTTATACAGCCCCAATGGTGAAAAAATAGCTGATGAAGAATTCCCCTCAATCAAATCAATTATAAGTGGGGAAGATATTGAGAACTTAGAACAAGTTATAAAATACGATGAATATACCGATAAAACTGTTATGATTAACTCTTCACCTGTTTTTGATAAATCAGGGAATATAATAGCCTCCATAACAGCAATATCTGATGTATCTAAGCTGAAAAATACTGAAAGAGATTTAATAAATACAATTAAAGCTAAAAATATAATTTCAGAGGAGTTTAATGATCGAATTCTAAATATTTTGCAGACCATGACCAATCTTCTGTGTGTAAACGAAGAACTGGACCAGCCTGAACAGTATAATAAATTTTATCTAAATGAAAATAAGATAAATAAGGTAGTAGGGTTGAGTTTTATTCAAAATATCCACGAACAACTCCTGTATTATGAGGATGTTAAACAGGTAGATTTTAATGAATACGTTCAGGAAATATGTTCTAAGCTTCTCCATATTTATAATGCAGAAAGTTTGGTTGATTTGAAAATCGAAGGTCATGCACCTATGAATCTAGATATTATACTTCCATGCGGCCTTATTATTAATGATATACTCAATTACAGACTTAAATCATTCACAAAAAGTGCCAAAATTAATTTAATGATTGAATCTAAATCACAGGACGGTAGAATAACTATAGAAATTGCAGATAATGGACCCCGACCTAAAGTTCCTGTAGTGAAAAATTCAGATGATTTGAAGCTTACACATGCACTATTAGAACAGTTAAGCGGAATAATAAGAATTGAGACTAATAATCAACAAACTTCATTCTTTATAGAAATATTGTACTTAGATATCAATGATATTTTAAGTTAA
- a CDS encoding GNAT family N-acetyltransferase — MIIKCDKCTLRKWKASDLENLVKNANNYNVASTLRDAFPYPYTIEDGKEWIEFAGNEEWGHNFAITINDKAVGAIGLIVGKDIERKSSEVGYWLGEDHWGKGIASSALEAIVKYAFDNLELERIFAVPLEHNIASRKVLEKNEFILEGILRNSVFKYGKFHNQALYARIKEQ, encoded by the coding sequence ATGATAATTAAATGTGATAAATGTACATTAAGGAAATGGAAGGCTTCCGATCTTGAAAATCTGGTTAAAAACGCCAATAACTACAATGTAGCATCTACTTTGAGAGATGCATTTCCATATCCATATACTATTGAAGATGGAAAAGAATGGATAGAATTTGCAGGGAATGAAGAATGGGGCCATAATTTTGCCATAACCATAAATGATAAAGCTGTTGGCGCCATAGGGCTTATTGTAGGTAAAGATATAGAGAGAAAGTCTTCAGAAGTTGGTTACTGGTTAGGCGAAGACCACTGGGGAAAAGGCATTGCATCTTCTGCACTGGAAGCTATCGTAAAATATGCATTTGATAATTTAGAATTAGAAAGGATTTTTGCAGTCCCCCTCGAACATAACATTGCATCAAGAAAAGTCCTTGAAAAAAATGAGTTTATCCTGGAAGGAATTTTAAGAAACAGTGTTTTTAAATACGGAAAATTTCATAACCAAGCTTTATATGCAAGAATTAAGGAACAATAG
- a CDS encoding GNAT family N-acetyltransferase → MMKKVRLINYKELEGLLSLYKYLIPDDPKLKIDTALKEHWNEILSDPSYFYLVIEEDNKLVCACNLTIIKNLTRSARPYGIIENVVTHPDYRNKGYGTAVLKKSVQVAEENNCYKVVLTTSRKDENILNFYENAGFDRGEKTAFIVRI, encoded by the coding sequence ATGATGAAAAAAGTACGTCTAATTAATTACAAAGAATTAGAAGGCCTCTTATCTCTTTATAAATATTTAATCCCAGATGATCCTAAATTAAAGATAGACACTGCCTTAAAAGAACACTGGAATGAAATACTGTCTGATCCCAGCTATTTTTATTTAGTAATTGAAGAAGACAATAAGCTTGTTTGCGCGTGTAATTTAACCATCATTAAAAACCTGACAAGGTCAGCTAGACCCTATGGAATAATAGAAAATGTAGTTACTCACCCTGATTATAGGAATAAAGGATATGGCACTGCAGTTTTAAAAAAGTCGGTCCAGGTAGCTGAAGAAAATAACTGCTACAAAGTGGTGCTCACCACCAGCAGGAAAGATGAAAACATATTAAATTTTTATGAAAATGCAGGGTTTGACAGGGGAGAAAAAACTGCTTTTATTGTAAGGATATAA
- a CDS encoding DJ-1/PfpI family protein, with protein MKIAFIIYDKMTTLDFIGAYDPITRLKTMGFINNLEYDVCSNKNKVTAAEGLEIAADKILNNLSEYNFIVVPGGEGVKYIAQDKEFIEWIKTAKDKSTITSVCGGSIILGLAGLIKDKKATTHPLLMENLKKFTAKATDKRIVEDGNIITARGVTSSIDLGLFLCEKIAGKEIRIKIQKQMDYLNYNCD; from the coding sequence ATGAAAATAGCTTTTATAATTTACGATAAAATGACAACATTAGATTTTATCGGAGCCTATGACCCTATAACACGATTAAAGACCATGGGATTTATAAATAACTTAGAATATGATGTTTGCTCCAACAAAAACAAAGTAACTGCTGCAGAAGGTTTAGAAATCGCTGCAGATAAAATTCTAAATAATTTAAGTGAATATAATTTTATTGTCGTGCCTGGAGGAGAAGGGGTAAAATACATTGCACAGGACAAAGAATTCATTGAATGGATAAAAACAGCAAAAGATAAATCAACAATAACATCAGTGTGCGGAGGTTCTATAATTTTAGGGCTTGCAGGACTGATTAAAGATAAAAAAGCCACCACTCACCCCCTGCTGATGGAAAATCTTAAAAAATTCACAGCTAAGGCAACAGATAAACGGATTGTTGAGGATGGAAATATTATAACTGCAAGGGGCGTGACCTCTTCAATAGATTTAGGCCTGTTTTTATGTGAAAAAATTGCAGGCAAAGAGATTAGAATTAAAATTCAAAAGCAGATGGATTATCTAAATTATAATTGTGATTGA
- the aroC gene encoding chorismate synthase, protein MSGNTTGKMFKITTFGSSHGTALGAVVDGCPAGLELSKEDIQKELDRRRPGTSKVTTSRGETDEVQILSGIFEGKTDGTPIAAAVYNRDMDSSAYKALRNKPRPGHADYGWISKYGHYDYRGGGRASGRTTIGHVIGGAVAKKLLEKLNIKVIAHVTKVGSIEAQKVELTEIEKNIKNNSVRCADLKAAAKMEELILDLKQKGDSVGGIVETIVLNVPAGLGEPVFDKLDADIAKVLMGIGSVKGVEIGAGFEAAGLKGSQMNDEFYVDNNKIKTKTNKSGGILGGISDGMPIVTRMAVKPTPSISKVQETVDLEKMDNTEIEIKGRHDPCICPRVTSVAESSIAVVLADHLIRAGVINSCKL, encoded by the coding sequence ATGTCAGGAAATACAACAGGCAAAATGTTTAAAATAACAACCTTCGGCTCAAGCCACGGCACTGCACTTGGTGCTGTTGTAGACGGCTGTCCCGCAGGGCTGGAATTATCAAAAGAGGACATACAAAAGGAACTTGACAGGCGGCGTCCTGGAACAAGTAAAGTTACAACTTCCAGGGGCGAAACAGATGAAGTCCAGATTTTATCAGGTATCTTTGAAGGAAAAACAGATGGTACACCTATTGCAGCAGCAGTCTATAACAGGGATATGGATTCATCAGCTTACAAAGCACTTAGAAATAAACCAAGACCAGGGCATGCAGATTATGGATGGATAAGTAAATATGGACACTATGATTACAGAGGCGGAGGTAGGGCAAGCGGAAGAACTACCATAGGACATGTAATAGGTGGTGCAGTTGCAAAAAAACTTCTTGAAAAGTTAAATATCAAAGTCATAGCCCATGTAACAAAAGTCGGCAGTATCGAAGCTCAAAAGGTCGAATTAACTGAAATAGAAAAAAATATTAAAAATAATTCTGTAAGGTGTGCAGATTTAAAAGCTGCAGCAAAAATGGAAGAATTAATTCTTGATTTAAAACAAAAAGGAGATTCTGTAGGCGGGATAGTTGAAACAATAGTTTTAAATGTACCTGCAGGTCTTGGAGAGCCTGTATTTGACAAGTTAGATGCAGATATTGCAAAGGTTTTAATGGGAATAGGATCCGTTAAAGGTGTTGAAATTGGAGCAGGATTTGAAGCTGCTGGTTTAAAAGGTTCCCAAATGAATGATGAATTTTATGTGGATAACAATAAGATTAAAACTAAAACAAACAAGTCTGGCGGAATATTAGGTGGAATTTCAGATGGAATGCCAATTGTAACCAGAATGGCTGTAAAGCCAACACCATCAATATCTAAAGTTCAGGAAACTGTTGATCTTGAAAAAATGGACAATACAGAAATTGAAATTAAGGGAAGACATGACCCCTGCATTTGTCCGAGGGTAACATCAGTTGCTGAATCTTCTATCGCAGTTGTACTTGCAGACCATTTGATACGAGCAGGCGTTATTAATTCATGCAAATTATAA
- a CDS encoding MFS transporter → MAHKNQNKWSVVIIACMAIFIIVLDSSAMNVAISTLVVELNTTLSIIQSIIALYALIIASFMLLGSKLQDILGRKKTFLIGLIIYACGTITATLSVNAFMLLTGWSILEGIGAAMILPATTTIVGTAYEGKDRVTAFGIWGGIAAMGAAVGPIVGGIFTTFVTWRLVFGSELVFVAVILIFRHYLSESKPTLTWKDLDKVGVLLSIVSLILIVLGILLLTRPEYWSYVAVLLISGSILFILFLLWQRRRINKGMEPLSDISLLKNRIFGLGNLNSIIQQIPLAGFLFIIPVFMQQVAKINAFMTGVALLPASISILIFSLLGAKLSSILESKYILMIGFIISAAGAFILGGVFNINTQIIDIIPGTVVFGIGVGLLLSQLTNLTMSAARSDQETDAAGFLNAFKNLGYSIGTALIGVLLILGIFSGLTSGIESAGLDGNMTTKQIHDSLFNYVEKMQTVPPEISPELVPQATQIVESTISYAMKQTFNALTLILILGFIISVFIPKRKEFN, encoded by the coding sequence ATGGCTCATAAAAACCAGAATAAATGGAGTGTAGTGATAATTGCCTGCATGGCAATCTTTATAATTGTTTTAGACTCATCAGCCATGAATGTAGCCATAAGTACCCTCGTTGTAGAATTAAATACAACGTTATCCATTATCCAATCCATAATCGCATTATATGCATTAATAATTGCATCATTTATGCTGCTTGGAAGTAAACTTCAGGATATTCTTGGTAGAAAGAAGACATTTCTTATTGGATTAATAATATATGCATGTGGAACAATCACAGCAACCCTAAGTGTAAATGCTTTTATGCTCCTTACAGGATGGTCCATTTTAGAAGGCATCGGGGCAGCTATGATCTTACCTGCAACCACAACAATAGTCGGAACTGCTTACGAAGGTAAAGATAGAGTCACCGCTTTTGGGATATGGGGAGGAATAGCAGCAATGGGTGCTGCAGTTGGGCCGATTGTAGGTGGAATATTCACTACATTTGTTACTTGGAGACTTGTATTCGGTTCAGAACTGGTTTTTGTTGCTGTCATACTAATTTTCAGACATTACTTAAGTGAATCAAAACCAACGTTAACCTGGAAAGATTTAGACAAAGTAGGTGTGTTACTTTCAATAGTATCCCTAATTTTAATTGTTCTAGGCATTTTATTACTTACAAGGCCAGAATACTGGTCTTATGTGGCAGTACTATTGATTTCAGGTTCTATTCTGTTTATATTATTTTTATTATGGCAGAGAAGAAGAATTAATAAGGGGATGGAACCTTTATCTGACATATCCCTCCTTAAAAACCGCATATTTGGTTTAGGGAATTTAAACTCCATTATACAGCAGATACCCCTGGCAGGATTTCTTTTCATAATTCCAGTATTCATGCAGCAGGTGGCCAAAATCAACGCATTTATGACTGGTGTTGCCCTTTTACCTGCATCAATCAGTATTTTAATCTTTTCATTGCTTGGTGCAAAATTATCATCGATTTTAGAATCTAAATATATCCTAATGATAGGATTTATCATTTCTGCAGCTGGTGCATTCATACTGGGCGGTGTATTTAACATAAACACCCAAATAATCGATATTATACCCGGAACAGTTGTATTTGGTATTGGAGTGGGCCTTTTACTTTCACAATTAACCAATCTAACCATGTCAGCTGCAAGAAGTGACCAGGAAACTGATGCTGCAGGTTTTTTAAATGCATTTAAAAATCTGGGCTATTCTATAGGAACAGCTTTAATTGGAGTTTTACTTATACTTGGAATATTCAGCGGCCTTACATCTGGAATAGAATCAGCAGGTTTAGATGGAAACATGACAACTAAGCAAATACATGACAGTCTCTTTAACTACGTGGAAAAAATGCAGACAGTTCCACCCGAAATATCTCCAGAATTAGTACCGCAGGCCACACAGATCGTTGAATCTACCATTAGCTATGCAATGAAACAAACTTTCAATGCCCTAACACTGATTTTGATCTTAGGGTTCATTATAAGTGTTTTTATACCCAAAAGGAAAGAATTTAATTAA
- a CDS encoding cation diffusion facilitator family transporter, with product MQNTPEREKVGKQASYIAISGNIFLTAFNLIVGIVSGSSALIAEGFHTLSDVITSVLAFVGFKIGMKPADDDHQYGHGRAEPIVGLIIVVFLLIVAYEIISEAYTKIMLGGEVIPPSMIAAVMAAIGIGVNYTMSTYLIRSGAKINSQAIIADGKHQRVDIFSCISVLIGVIGSQFGISIMDTLVSVFIAIIILNTAFHLAKDNINTLMGKIPSNQIIGDVKKAALVSECVKGVHNVKVNNMGPYVSAELHIELNKDLKLEKSHKIAHEVEQSIINNVESVQMVSVHTCPTEVVCKKK from the coding sequence TTGCAGAATACACCCGAAAGAGAAAAAGTAGGTAAACAAGCATCTTACATTGCCATATCTGGAAATATATTCCTTACAGCTTTTAATTTAATTGTAGGAATAGTTTCTGGAAGTAGTGCACTTATAGCTGAGGGGTTCCATACTTTATCAGACGTTATAACATCTGTTCTGGCTTTTGTTGGTTTTAAGATAGGCATGAAACCCGCAGATGATGATCACCAGTATGGGCATGGAAGGGCTGAACCTATTGTAGGACTTATTATTGTTGTCTTTTTGTTAATTGTGGCTTATGAGATAATATCTGAGGCTTATACCAAAATTATGTTGGGAGGAGAAGTTATACCTCCCAGTATGATAGCTGCTGTAATGGCTGCAATTGGAATAGGAGTAAATTATACAATGAGCACTTATCTTATAAGATCAGGAGCGAAAATTAACAGCCAGGCAATTATAGCTGACGGAAAACATCAAAGAGTAGATATATTTTCATGTATATCCGTTTTAATAGGAGTTATTGGATCTCAATTTGGGATATCTATCATGGATACTCTTGTATCAGTATTTATAGCCATAATAATACTTAATACAGCTTTCCATCTAGCTAAAGATAATATTAACACGTTAATGGGTAAAATACCCTCAAATCAAATCATTGGCGATGTTAAAAAAGCTGCACTCGTTTCAGAATGTGTTAAAGGTGTTCATAATGTGAAAGTTAATAATATGGGTCCATATGTATCTGCAGAGTTACATATTGAATTGAATAAAGATTTAAAACTTGAAAAATCCCATAAGATAGCTCATGAGGTTGAACAAAGCATCATTAACAACGTTGAATCAGTGCAAATGGTCAGCGTCCATACCTGCCCTACTGAAGTAGTGTGCAAAAAGAAATAA
- a CDS encoding response regulator: MSALDNVEILLIEDSPADTRLIMELLDNCNIMNIKSVDNGITAMDYLYNRNEYKNCKKPSLILLDSGLPAENGLKILKEIKTDDKLKCIPVIILTGSTDDTNINNLYKQYANACIIKPIDLEDFKKYMCTFIDFWCNIVTLPKIDEKQLIE, from the coding sequence ATGAGTGCCCTAGATAATGTTGAAATATTATTAATAGAGGATAGTCCTGCCGATACTCGTTTAATAATGGAATTATTAGATAATTGTAATATAATGAATATTAAAAGTGTCGATAACGGTATAACTGCTATGGATTACTTATATAATAGAAATGAATATAAAAATTGTAAAAAGCCATCTCTAATTTTGTTAGATTCAGGTTTACCTGCAGAAAATGGTTTAAAAATACTTAAAGAGATTAAAACAGATGATAAATTAAAATGCATTCCTGTAATTATACTTACAGGGTCCACTGACGATACGAATATAAATAACTTATACAAACAATATGCAAATGCATGTATAATCAAACCAATTGATTTAGAAGATTTTAAAAAGTATATGTGTACTTTTATAGATTTTTGGTGTAATATTGTCACATTACCTAAAATAGATGAAAAACAGCTTATAGAATAG
- a CDS encoding pyridoxal-dependent decarboxylase: protein MLSNKKNLGEMSKLEREHTTTYGSRYFRKSVPKYRMPDRGMPARAAYQIIHDELNLDGNPALNLASFVTTWMEPEADMLIMESMGKNYIDNDEYPQTQVIQDRVVNMLARLFNAPKDSNSIGSATIGSSESIMLGLLAHKWTWKKRREAEGKPADKPNIVIGADVHTVWEKFALYFDVELRLIPLRKDICKITDTKITEIMSSFSYISGLKEDIYTITAEDVKAAVDENTIAVGAVIGTTFTGQMDPIENINKALLEIKETKGWNIPIHVDAASGGFILPFLYPDLEWDFRLEQVRSINVSGHKYGLVYPGIGWLLFKDKKNLPEELIFKINYLGGLMPNYSLNFSKGSSTIIAQYYNFIRLGMDGYKKIMKNMQENARYLATRLNGSGKFEVINKSVTFPIVTVELKNTTCSVFHLSEKLRQKGWIVPAYTLPANADDTAVLRIVVKESFSKDMAEMFFADIMESIEKLEQSEEDRITDIDQNKNPTLLY, encoded by the coding sequence ATGTTATCAAACAAGAAAAATTTAGGTGAAATGAGTAAGTTAGAAAGGGAACATACCACAACTTACGGCAGCCGTTACTTCAGAAAAAGCGTACCTAAGTACAGAATGCCCGATAGAGGAATGCCTGCACGGGCTGCTTACCAAATAATACATGATGAGCTGAATCTAGACGGTAACCCTGCCTTAAACTTAGCAAGTTTTGTAACCACATGGATGGAACCTGAAGCCGACATGTTAATAATGGAAAGTATGGGAAAGAACTATATCGACAACGATGAGTATCCTCAAACTCAAGTAATCCAGGACCGAGTTGTAAACATGCTTGCAAGGTTATTCAATGCCCCTAAAGACAGTAACTCCATTGGAAGCGCTACTATAGGTTCTTCAGAATCTATCATGCTCGGACTTCTGGCCCACAAGTGGACGTGGAAGAAACGAAGGGAAGCTGAAGGTAAACCAGCGGACAAGCCGAATATAGTGATAGGTGCAGACGTCCACACAGTATGGGAGAAGTTCGCCCTCTATTTCGACGTGGAACTCAGACTTATACCCCTTAGAAAAGACATATGCAAAATAACAGATACCAAAATCACCGAGATTATGTCTTCATTCAGTTATATAAGCGGATTAAAAGAAGATATATACACAATAACCGCAGAAGATGTTAAAGCTGCAGTTGACGAGAATACCATAGCTGTGGGGGCAGTAATTGGGACAACATTTACGGGACAGATGGATCCTATAGAAAATATTAACAAGGCACTACTTGAAATTAAGGAGACTAAAGGGTGGAATATACCAATACATGTTGATGCTGCAAGCGGGGGCTTTATACTGCCGTTTTTATACCCTGATCTTGAATGGGACTTCAGGCTGGAACAGGTTAGATCTATCAACGTATCCGGCCATAAGTACGGCTTAGTGTATCCAGGTATCGGATGGCTGCTGTTTAAAGATAAAAAAAATCTCCCTGAAGAGCTTATATTTAAAATAAATTACCTAGGAGGCCTCATGCCTAATTATTCGCTTAACTTCTCCAAGGGCAGCAGCACCATAATAGCACAGTACTACAACTTCATAAGACTTGGGATGGACGGTTACAAAAAGATAATGAAAAACATGCAGGAAAATGCGCGCTACCTCGCAACCAGGTTAAACGGGTCTGGTAAATTTGAAGTTATAAATAAAAGCGTCACATTTCCAATAGTAACTGTAGAACTCAAAAATACCACGTGCAGCGTGTTCCATCTTTCAGAAAAGCTCAGGCAGAAAGGGTGGATTGTACCAGCATATACCTTACCTGCAAACGCAGATGACACTGCCGTTTTAAGAATAGTTGTGAAGGAGAGTTTCAGTAAAGATATGGCAGAAATGTTCTTTGCAGATATAATGGAATCAATTGAAAAACTTGAACAGTCGGAAGAAGACAGGATAACAGACATAGACCAGAATAAAAATCCCACTCTACTCTACTGA